Proteins from a genomic interval of Micromonospora sp. NBC_00389:
- a CDS encoding winged helix-turn-helix domain-containing protein — protein MSVVAIPTRPHRPAARPARQRTGPTLTITLDLAPGPLSPRLARLVQLLGELAESGEGRLRTVDDVPPAPRPVPSPTAGASGDEPSDVDDTDQVRILAGSRIVRRGDRVIPLTRIEYELLLFLAERPRRVFTRLQLLSNVWGYEHAVARTVDVHVRRLRAKLADTPVVTTVYGVGYRLADEARISVDRSR, from the coding sequence ATGTCCGTCGTCGCCATCCCCACGCGCCCGCACCGCCCGGCGGCTCGCCCCGCCCGCCAGCGCACCGGCCCGACCCTGACCATCACCCTCGACCTCGCCCCGGGGCCGCTGAGCCCCCGGCTGGCCCGGCTGGTGCAGCTGCTCGGCGAGCTGGCCGAGTCGGGGGAGGGTCGGCTGCGCACCGTCGACGACGTCCCGCCGGCGCCGCGACCGGTCCCGAGCCCCACCGCCGGGGCGTCCGGCGACGAGCCGTCCGACGTCGACGACACGGACCAGGTCCGCATCCTGGCCGGCTCGCGGATCGTCCGCCGGGGCGACCGGGTCATCCCGCTGACCCGCATCGAGTACGAGCTGCTGCTGTTCCTGGCCGAGCGGCCGCGCCGGGTCTTCACCCGCCTCCAGTTGCTGTCCAACGTGTGGGGTTACGAGCACGCGGTGGCCCGGACCGTGGACGTGCACGTCCGTCGGCTACGCGCCAAGCTGGCCGACACGCCGGTCGTCACCACCGTCTACGGCGTGGGTTACCGGTTGGCCGACGAGGCGCGGATCAGCGTGGACCGCAGCCGCTGA
- a CDS encoding rhodanese-like domain-containing protein, giving the protein MQVTAERCPAPVPPPGSRGIDEILAAARARLDRLDPERAHLAYRRGALLVDIRPAAQRAAHGVVPGSLAIERNVLEWRFDPRCPARLPQAVDYDVPVVILCQEGYTSSLAAAALQDIGLHRATDVVGGFAAWRIAGLPALGPTALHRASPLASPVTAGPARR; this is encoded by the coding sequence ATGCAGGTAACCGCCGAGCGCTGTCCGGCCCCCGTGCCGCCCCCGGGCTCCCGGGGCATCGACGAGATCCTGGCCGCCGCGCGTGCCCGGCTCGACCGGCTGGACCCGGAGCGCGCGCATCTCGCGTACCGGCGCGGGGCGCTGCTGGTCGACATCCGCCCGGCCGCCCAGCGGGCCGCGCACGGCGTCGTGCCAGGCTCGCTCGCGATCGAGCGCAACGTGTTGGAGTGGCGCTTCGACCCGCGCTGCCCGGCCCGGCTCCCGCAGGCGGTCGACTACGACGTGCCGGTGGTGATCCTCTGCCAGGAGGGCTACACCTCGTCGCTGGCCGCGGCCGCGTTGCAGGACATCGGCCTGCACCGGGCAACCGACGTGGTCGGTGGCTTCGCCGCCTGGCGGATCGCCGGCCTGCCGGCCCTCGGCCCGACCGCGCTGCACCGCGCGTCCCCCCTCGCGTCCCCGGTCACCGCCGGCCCGGCGCGCCGCTGA
- a CDS encoding cysteine dioxygenase: MSHHRPEPDLLTVAARWVDQAHWPVPLCFDPDERWYARLASGADHEVWALSWLPGQGTDLHDHGGSAGAFRVVAGALTEETVASGRLRPRLLAAGTGRRFGPRHVHVVTNRGTEPAVSVHVYRPALVRMTRYHLLDGRLRVAEVAEAGRSW; encoded by the coding sequence ATGAGCCACCACCGCCCGGAGCCCGATCTGCTCACCGTCGCCGCCCGCTGGGTCGACCAGGCCCACTGGCCGGTGCCGCTGTGCTTCGACCCCGACGAGCGGTGGTACGCCCGGCTCGCCAGCGGTGCCGACCACGAGGTGTGGGCGCTGAGCTGGCTGCCCGGGCAGGGCACCGACCTGCACGATCACGGCGGTTCCGCCGGTGCGTTCCGGGTGGTCGCTGGCGCGCTCACCGAGGAGACGGTCGCCAGTGGCCGGTTGCGTCCCCGCCTGCTGGCCGCCGGCACCGGTCGCCGCTTCGGCCCCCGGCACGTGCACGTGGTGACCAACCGGGGCACCGAGCCGGCGGTCAGCGTGCACGTCTACCGGCCGGCGCTGGTCCGGATGACCCGCTACCACCTGCTCGACGGGCGGCTGCGGGTCGCCGAGGTCGCCGAGGCCGGCCGCTCCTGGTGA
- a CDS encoding signal peptidase I: MGETVYVGNAGVDGAGNAGWLLGHFALPGEIRHSTDVEVKWGVHPPGEARSRWATGERRTSLLVLIEGRFRVELPDRTVRLAAPGDYVVWARGVDHSWYAESASVVLTVRWPSLPGYRVDPPVLR; the protein is encoded by the coding sequence TTGGGTGAGACGGTGTACGTGGGCAACGCCGGTGTCGACGGTGCCGGCAACGCGGGTTGGCTGCTCGGGCACTTCGCGCTGCCGGGGGAGATCCGGCACAGCACCGACGTCGAGGTGAAGTGGGGTGTGCACCCGCCCGGGGAGGCCCGCTCGCGGTGGGCGACGGGGGAGCGGCGGACCAGCCTGCTCGTGCTGATCGAGGGGCGGTTCCGGGTGGAGTTGCCGGACCGGACGGTGCGGTTGGCCGCGCCGGGCGACTACGTGGTGTGGGCCCGCGGGGTGGACCACTCCTGGTACGCCGAGTCGGCCTCGGTGGTGCTGACCGTGCGGTGGCCGTCGCTGCCCGGCTACCGGGTGGATCCGCCGGTCCTGCGCTGA
- a CDS encoding ankyrin repeat domain-containing protein, producing the protein MTDDLDAETLAFAHRMFDLARAGSTEELAAQLDAGLPVNLTNDKGDTLLILAAYHAHPSTVAALLARGADHSRTNDRGQTALAAAVFRSSTEAVRALLAAGADPAHGNPSAAETAQFFDLPEMTALLRAG; encoded by the coding sequence GTGACCGACGACCTCGACGCCGAGACGCTGGCGTTCGCGCACCGGATGTTCGACCTGGCGCGGGCGGGCTCCACCGAGGAACTGGCGGCGCAGCTCGACGCCGGGTTGCCGGTCAACCTGACCAACGACAAGGGCGACACGCTGCTGATCCTCGCCGCGTACCACGCCCACCCGTCCACGGTGGCCGCCCTGCTGGCCCGCGGCGCGGACCACAGCCGGACCAACGACCGAGGCCAGACCGCGCTGGCCGCCGCGGTCTTCCGCAGCAGCACCGAGGCGGTCCGCGCGCTGCTCGCCGCCGGCGCCGACCCGGCGCACGGCAACCCGTCCGCCGCGGAGACCGCGCAGTTCTTCGACCTGCCGGAGATGACGGCGCTCCTGCGGGCCGGCTGA
- a CDS encoding DUF3500 domain-containing protein, translating into MEDPLPEQMRAAATALLAALDPAARDQAVRPFDDEAARRWLEYRPRPRPGACLAELDIAGRKAAHRLLATALSPSAYAQAMAIVALEEVLDRAEGWHRGRHSGDYWIAVFGDPARDDRWAWRLEGHHLSVNMTVVDDQVSPAPIFFGANPAAVRYAGRPVSRPLGIEEDLARALLDALGPAERAAAIIADEAPADIISATRGRVDAPLEPLGVPAGRLGPTGRALLDQVVALYLDRLPPELAIREAGRLDGGQLHFAWAGPTRPGQRHYYRVQGDDLLIEYDNTTEDGNHAHTVLRRPASDFGADVLAAHHQTHPHPH; encoded by the coding sequence ATGGAAGATCCCCTGCCCGAGCAGATGCGCGCCGCCGCCACCGCGCTGCTGGCCGCGCTCGACCCGGCGGCCCGCGACCAGGCCGTGCGCCCGTTCGACGACGAGGCGGCCCGACGCTGGCTGGAGTACCGGCCCCGGCCCCGACCCGGCGCCTGCCTCGCCGAGCTGGACATCGCCGGGCGTAAGGCCGCGCACCGGCTGCTGGCCACCGCGCTCAGCCCGTCGGCGTACGCGCAGGCGATGGCGATCGTCGCACTAGAGGAGGTGCTGGACCGGGCCGAGGGCTGGCATCGCGGGCGACACAGCGGCGACTACTGGATCGCCGTGTTCGGCGATCCGGCGCGCGACGACCGCTGGGCGTGGCGGCTGGAGGGGCACCACCTGTCGGTGAACATGACCGTGGTGGACGACCAGGTCTCCCCCGCGCCGATCTTCTTCGGCGCCAACCCGGCGGCGGTCCGGTACGCCGGCCGCCCCGTCTCCCGGCCGCTCGGCATCGAGGAGGACCTGGCCCGGGCCCTGCTCGACGCGCTGGGGCCGGCCGAGCGGGCCGCGGCGATCATCGCCGACGAGGCACCGGCGGACATCATCAGCGCCACCCGTGGCCGGGTCGACGCGCCGCTGGAGCCGCTCGGCGTGCCGGCAGGCCGGCTGGGGCCGACCGGCCGGGCGCTGCTCGACCAGGTGGTCGCGCTCTACCTGGACCGGTTGCCGCCGGAGCTGGCCATCCGGGAGGCGGGCCGACTCGACGGCGGCCAACTGCACTTCGCCTGGGCCGGCCCCACCCGCCCCGGGCAGCGGCACTACTACCGGGTCCAGGGCGACGACCTGCTGATCGAATACGACAACACCACCGAGGACGGCAACCACGCGCACACCGTGCTGCGTCGCCCCGCCAGCGACTTCGGCGCCGACGTCCTGGCCGCCCACCACCAGACCCACCCCCACCCGCACTGA
- a CDS encoding class I SAM-dependent methyltransferase — protein sequence MSDERDVAELIAEAAAAPVDGWGFDWLAGRATEERPPWGYAGLVADRMAHADAALDVDTGGGEVLAEVPRPPRLLTATEAWPPNVEVARGTLRRVGATVVAVTPDAPLPFRDASFDLVVSRHPVRTDWAETARVLRPGGTFLSQQIGAGTMRELSEAILGSLPPPDQRHPEHAVTAARAAGLSVVDLRRATLRAVFHDVGAVVWFLRKVVWTVPGFTVDRYRPQLLALHHRIATEGPFVAHAQRFLIAATRP from the coding sequence ATGAGCGACGAGCGTGACGTGGCCGAGCTGATCGCGGAGGCGGCCGCCGCGCCGGTGGACGGCTGGGGATTCGACTGGCTGGCCGGTCGGGCCACCGAGGAACGCCCGCCCTGGGGGTACGCCGGGCTGGTAGCCGACCGGATGGCGCACGCCGACGCGGCGCTGGACGTGGACACCGGTGGCGGCGAGGTGCTCGCCGAGGTCCCCCGGCCGCCGAGGCTGCTGACGGCCACCGAGGCCTGGCCGCCGAACGTCGAGGTCGCCCGGGGCACCCTGCGGCGGGTCGGCGCGACGGTGGTGGCGGTCACCCCGGATGCGCCACTGCCGTTCCGCGACGCCTCCTTCGATCTGGTGGTCAGCCGGCACCCCGTACGGACCGACTGGGCGGAGACCGCCCGGGTGCTGCGTCCGGGCGGGACGTTCCTGTCCCAGCAGATCGGGGCGGGCACCATGCGCGAGCTGAGCGAGGCGATCCTCGGCTCGTTACCGCCGCCGGATCAGCGACACCCTGAGCACGCCGTGACCGCCGCCCGGGCCGCCGGGCTGAGCGTGGTCGACCTGCGCCGGGCCACGTTGCGGGCGGTCTTCCACGACGTCGGCGCGGTGGTCTGGTTCCTGCGCAAGGTCGTCTGGACGGTGCCGGGCTTCACTGTGGACCGCTACCGCCCCCAGTTGCTCGCCCTGCACCACCGGATCGCCACCGAGGGCCCGTTCGTGGCCCACGCCCAGCGTTTCCTCATTGCGGCCACCCGTCCCTGA
- a CDS encoding DUF2231 domain-containing protein, producing the protein MQSRLRVQGHPIQPMLVTFPFGLFVSATVFDLTDVAGGPAFLGEVGYWTGVAALFAAALTVVAGMVDLWDAPVDRTRRTAVAFNLVNAAMAGLFLVTCLIRAQAPQRGASVAILVTELVALAVGGVGVRLGARLMRQFDAGRAETGSLDTLAGSTVEIARPRP; encoded by the coding sequence ATGCAGAGCCGGCTGCGGGTGCAGGGGCACCCGATCCAACCGATGCTGGTGACGTTCCCCTTCGGGCTCTTCGTCAGCGCGACCGTCTTCGATCTCACCGACGTGGCTGGCGGGCCCGCCTTCCTCGGCGAGGTCGGCTACTGGACCGGTGTCGCCGCGCTGTTCGCCGCAGCGCTGACCGTGGTGGCCGGCATGGTCGACCTGTGGGACGCGCCGGTCGACCGGACCCGCCGCACCGCCGTCGCCTTCAACCTGGTGAACGCGGCGATGGCCGGCCTGTTCCTGGTCACCTGCCTGATTCGGGCACAGGCCCCGCAGCGTGGCGCCTCGGTCGCGATCCTCGTCACCGAGCTGGTCGCGCTGGCCGTGGGCGGGGTCGGCGTACGGCTCGGCGCCCGGCTGATGCGCCAGTTCGACGCAGGCCGGGCCGAGACCGGCAGCCTGGACACGCTCGCCGGCTCCACCGTCGAGATCGCCCGCCCGCGCCCCTGA
- a CDS encoding GAF and ANTAR domain-containing protein: MNLDMREPVAERLGVLETAALLRELTAGLIALTDFDEALLALVRVTRDAVAGVRWCGFTVLRAGEPAGVAASDERLAGLDDLRHGPDSPAMSAIQRREMILAVDLAGEPRWPAWTARARDLGVRGVISAPVDIDDQVIGAVNLYAGPSDLLTPQHQLTAMLLAEHAGLLLAAVRDRGRQVALAGEWDAALLQDGVVEQAVGVIMTQRGCTPAEALDVLRTAASSLAIPLREVAERLVRTVSRQRDN, encoded by the coding sequence GTGAACCTGGACATGCGGGAGCCGGTGGCGGAGCGCCTCGGCGTGCTGGAGACTGCCGCGTTGCTGCGGGAGTTGACCGCCGGCCTGATCGCCCTGACCGATTTTGATGAGGCGTTGCTGGCGCTGGTCCGGGTCACCCGGGACGCGGTGGCCGGGGTGCGCTGGTGCGGTTTCACGGTCCTGCGTGCCGGCGAGCCGGCCGGGGTGGCGGCCTCCGACGAGCGGCTGGCCGGCCTGGACGACCTGCGGCACGGGCCGGACTCGCCGGCGATGAGCGCCATCCAGCGGCGGGAGATGATCCTCGCCGTGGACCTGGCCGGTGAGCCACGCTGGCCGGCCTGGACGGCGCGGGCCCGCGACCTCGGCGTACGCGGGGTGATTTCCGCGCCGGTGGACATCGACGACCAGGTGATCGGGGCCGTCAACCTGTACGCCGGACCGTCGGATCTGCTCACCCCGCAGCACCAGTTGACCGCGATGCTGCTCGCCGAGCACGCCGGGCTGCTGCTGGCCGCGGTCCGCGACCGGGGCCGGCAGGTCGCGCTCGCCGGTGAGTGGGACGCCGCGCTGCTGCAGGACGGGGTGGTGGAGCAGGCCGTTGGCGTGATCATGACGCAGCGCGGCTGCACGCCGGCCGAAGCCCTCGATGTGCTGCGCACGGCCGCGTCCTCGTTGGCGATCCCGCTGCGTGAGGTGGCCGAGCGGCTGGTCCGGACGGTCTCCCGCCAGCGCGACAACTGA
- the secA2 gene encoding accessory Sec system translocase SecA2 encodes MGVSQRFKSKFRRFLQRPGTTVELAPLEKLLPAIEAREDDLAALDDAALTEAAGNAVGYEEICAVGREAARRGLDQRPYDVQLLGAMALLSGKVAEMATGEGKTLTAAIAAYGHVRLGNGPVHVLTVNDYLARRDAQWMEPVYTLLGLTVGWVNEASTPQERRDAYSCDVTYVSVSEAGFDYLRDQLVTDVADRVQPSLTTAIVDEADSIMIDEARVPMVLAGAVPGEQDPVHAAAALMRGLRKGRHYTVAEDGRSVAFTAAGLAAVEAKLGIDLYDEDHVAQLSAVNVALHAHALLHRDVDYIVREGSVELIDEMRGRVAQRRRWPDGLQAAVEAKEGLDATAEGEVLGTIAIQAFIALYPKVCGMTATAVLVGDQLREFFGLEVAVIPPNTPCVREDEPDRIYATRAEKDEALIDEIRRCHAEGRPVLVGTLDVKESEGLAAGLNAAGVPCVVLNAKNDDEEAAIIAEAGAYGAVTVSTQMAGRGVDIRLGGSDQTDRERVAELGGLYLIGSGRHDSRRVDDQLRGRAGRQGDPGGSVFFVSLEDDLVIRHAADAVPASPRMNADGLVTDEQVDYAVEHAQRVAEGVNHEIHRNTWRYSVVIEQQRKALAERRERLLTSDVAALMLLDKMPEKAGEMDEDLLARAARAIALYHVDRLWAEHLAELSEVREGVHLRALGRLDPLDEFHRAAVPAFNNLFPEIEARTIATFTETEFDEDWQPDDGTLVRPTATWTYLVHDNPFGSELDRLIASIGRRLSGAAR; translated from the coding sequence ATGGGTGTGTCGCAACGGTTCAAGAGCAAGTTCCGGCGGTTCCTCCAGCGCCCGGGCACGACCGTGGAGCTTGCTCCGCTGGAGAAGCTGCTGCCGGCGATCGAGGCGCGCGAGGATGACCTCGCCGCGCTGGACGACGCCGCGCTGACCGAGGCCGCTGGCAACGCGGTCGGCTACGAGGAGATCTGCGCCGTCGGCCGGGAGGCCGCCCGCCGTGGCCTCGACCAGCGGCCGTACGACGTGCAGCTGCTGGGCGCCATGGCGCTGCTCTCCGGCAAGGTCGCCGAAATGGCCACCGGTGAGGGCAAGACCCTGACCGCCGCGATCGCCGCGTACGGGCACGTTCGGCTCGGAAACGGGCCGGTGCACGTGCTCACCGTCAACGACTACCTGGCCCGCCGCGACGCGCAGTGGATGGAGCCGGTCTACACCCTGCTCGGCCTGACCGTCGGCTGGGTCAACGAGGCGTCCACCCCGCAGGAGCGGCGCGACGCGTACTCCTGTGACGTCACCTACGTCTCGGTCAGCGAGGCGGGCTTCGACTACCTGCGCGACCAGTTGGTCACCGACGTGGCCGACCGGGTGCAGCCGTCGCTGACCACCGCGATCGTCGACGAGGCCGACTCGATCATGATCGACGAGGCCCGGGTTCCGATGGTCCTCGCCGGCGCGGTGCCGGGCGAGCAGGACCCGGTGCACGCCGCCGCCGCGCTGATGCGCGGGCTGCGCAAGGGCCGGCACTACACGGTCGCCGAGGACGGGCGCAGCGTGGCGTTCACCGCCGCCGGCCTGGCCGCCGTCGAGGCCAAGCTCGGCATCGACCTGTACGACGAGGACCACGTCGCGCAGCTCTCCGCGGTCAACGTGGCGCTGCACGCGCACGCCCTGCTGCACCGTGACGTGGACTACATCGTCCGGGAGGGCTCGGTCGAGCTGATCGACGAGATGCGCGGCCGGGTGGCCCAGCGCCGCCGCTGGCCGGACGGGCTCCAGGCGGCCGTGGAGGCCAAGGAGGGCTTGGACGCCACCGCCGAGGGCGAGGTGCTGGGCACCATCGCCATCCAGGCGTTCATCGCGCTCTACCCGAAGGTCTGTGGGATGACCGCGACCGCGGTGCTGGTCGGTGACCAGCTGCGGGAGTTCTTCGGCCTTGAGGTGGCGGTGATCCCACCGAACACCCCGTGCGTCCGCGAGGACGAGCCGGACCGGATCTACGCGACCCGGGCGGAGAAGGACGAGGCGCTGATCGACGAGATCCGGCGCTGCCACGCCGAGGGGCGGCCGGTGCTCGTCGGCACGCTGGACGTCAAGGAGTCCGAGGGGCTGGCCGCCGGGCTGAACGCGGCCGGGGTGCCCTGCGTGGTGCTGAACGCCAAGAACGACGACGAGGAAGCGGCGATCATCGCCGAGGCCGGCGCGTACGGCGCGGTGACGGTCTCCACGCAGATGGCCGGCCGGGGCGTGGACATCCGGCTCGGTGGCAGCGACCAGACCGACCGGGAGCGGGTGGCCGAGCTGGGCGGGCTGTACCTGATCGGCAGCGGCCGGCACGACAGCCGCCGGGTGGACGACCAGCTGCGCGGCCGGGCCGGCCGGCAGGGCGACCCGGGTGGGTCGGTCTTCTTCGTCAGCCTGGAGGACGACCTGGTCATCCGGCACGCCGCCGACGCGGTGCCGGCGTCGCCGCGGATGAACGCCGACGGCCTGGTCACCGACGAGCAGGTGGACTACGCGGTGGAGCACGCCCAGCGGGTCGCCGAGGGTGTCAACCACGAGATCCACCGCAACACCTGGCGCTACAGCGTGGTGATCGAGCAGCAGCGCAAGGCCCTCGCCGAGCGCCGGGAGCGGCTGCTGACCAGTGACGTGGCCGCGCTGATGCTGCTGGACAAGATGCCCGAGAAGGCCGGCGAGATGGACGAGGATCTGCTCGCCCGGGCGGCCCGGGCCATCGCGCTCTACCACGTGGATCGCCTCTGGGCCGAGCACCTGGCCGAGCTGTCCGAGGTTCGCGAGGGCGTGCACCTGCGCGCGCTGGGCCGGCTCGACCCGCTGGACGAGTTCCACCGGGCCGCGGTGCCGGCGTTCAACAACCTGTTCCCGGAGATCGAGGCCCGCACCATCGCCACCTTCACCGAGACCGAATTCGACGAGGACTGGCAGCCCGATGATGGCACCCTGGTCCGCCCGACCGCGACGTGGACCTACCTGGTGCACGACAACCCGTTCGGCTCCGAGCTCGACCGGCTGATCGCCTCGATCGGCCGGCGGCTCAGCGGAGCCGCGCGCTGA
- a CDS encoding ABC transporter ATP-binding protein yields the protein MSTREGRPVGLTALLPYLREHRGTLAVVGVLSLAGAGASLAQPLLTRSVLDRVSDGLGVSRLVSVLVVLVLLGAAIGGLRNYLLQRTAEGLVLGTRRRLAGHLLRLPIAEYDRRRTGDLLSRVGSDTTLLRAVVTSGLFETVTGAVMVLGAGIAMVLLDPLLFGVTLLGVGLGLGFAATFARRVRALARAAQERIGEMTSSVERAISAARTIRASRAEARETETVTGSARAAYGAGLRVARVQAVVGPIGSVTVQGAFLLVLGIGGARVAAGAITVGDLVAFVMYLFFLALPLAQVLNAYTQLQTGLGALQRIEEILAVPAEGAADRPVAVGATATPRRPAPMIEFDRVGFGYPGGEPVLHEVSFAVPTGTRTALVGPSGAGKSTLLALVERFYEVSAGAVRLDGSDVRELPRDALRARLGYVEQEAPVLAGTLRENLLITTPDAADDRLHEVLDKVNLAHLAHRSPQGLDVQVGEGGVLLSGGERQRLAIARALLAGPPVLLLDEPTSNLDARNEAALRRAIDAVAVRRTLLIVAHRLATVVDADQIVVLDGGRVVAVGTHAELTATDPLYRELATHQLLVG from the coding sequence ATGAGCACCCGTGAGGGTCGGCCCGTCGGCCTGACCGCCCTGCTGCCGTACCTGCGTGAGCACCGCGGCACCCTCGCCGTGGTGGGCGTGCTGTCGCTGGCCGGGGCGGGGGCGTCACTGGCCCAGCCGCTGCTCACCCGGTCGGTGCTCGACCGGGTGAGCGACGGCCTGGGTGTGTCCCGGCTGGTGTCGGTGCTGGTGGTGCTGGTGCTGCTCGGCGCGGCGATCGGCGGCCTGCGCAACTACCTCCTGCAACGCACGGCCGAGGGGCTGGTGCTGGGCACCCGGCGACGGCTGGCCGGGCACCTGCTGCGGCTGCCGATCGCCGAGTACGACCGCCGGCGCACCGGCGACCTGCTCTCCCGGGTGGGCTCGGACACCACCCTGCTGCGGGCGGTGGTCACCTCCGGGCTCTTCGAGACGGTCACCGGGGCGGTCATGGTGCTCGGCGCGGGCATTGCCATGGTGCTGCTCGATCCGCTGCTGTTCGGTGTCACCCTGCTCGGGGTGGGGCTGGGGCTGGGCTTCGCGGCCACCTTCGCCCGGCGGGTCCGGGCGCTGGCCCGCGCCGCCCAGGAGCGGATCGGCGAGATGACCTCGTCGGTGGAGCGGGCCATCTCGGCGGCCCGGACCATCCGGGCCAGCCGGGCCGAGGCCCGGGAGACGGAGACCGTCACCGGCAGCGCCCGGGCGGCGTACGGGGCGGGGCTGCGGGTGGCCCGGGTGCAGGCGGTGGTCGGGCCCATCGGCTCGGTCACCGTGCAGGGCGCGTTCCTGCTGGTGCTCGGCATCGGCGGGGCCCGGGTGGCCGCCGGCGCGATCACCGTCGGGGATCTGGTCGCCTTCGTCATGTACCTGTTCTTCCTGGCCCTGCCGCTGGCCCAGGTGCTGAACGCGTACACCCAGTTGCAGACTGGCCTGGGCGCGTTGCAGCGGATCGAGGAGATCCTTGCGGTGCCGGCGGAGGGAGCGGCGGACCGGCCGGTGGCCGTGGGTGCCACGGCGACCCCCCGCCGCCCCGCCCCGATGATCGAGTTCGACCGGGTGGGGTTCGGCTACCCGGGCGGCGAGCCGGTGCTGCACGAGGTGAGCTTCGCGGTGCCGACCGGCACCCGCACCGCCCTGGTCGGCCCCTCCGGCGCCGGCAAGTCGACCCTGCTGGCCCTGGTCGAGCGCTTCTACGAGGTGAGCGCCGGCGCGGTCCGGCTGGACGGCAGCGACGTGCGGGAGCTGCCCCGCGACGCGCTGCGGGCCCGGCTCGGCTACGTCGAGCAGGAGGCCCCGGTGCTGGCCGGCACACTCCGGGAGAACCTCTTGATCACCACGCCGGACGCCGCCGACGACCGGCTGCACGAGGTCCTCGACAAGGTCAACCTGGCTCATCTGGCCCACCGGTCCCCGCAGGGCCTGGACGTCCAGGTGGGGGAGGGCGGGGTGCTGCTCTCCGGGGGTGAGCGGCAGCGGCTGGCCATCGCCCGGGCGTTGCTGGCCGGCCCGCCGGTGCTGCTGCTCGACGAGCCGACCAGCAACCTCGACGCGCGCAACGAGGCGGCGCTGCGCCGCGCCATCGACGCGGTGGCCGTCCGCCGGACGCTGTTGATCGTGGCGCACCGGCTCGCCACCGTGGTCGACGCCGACCAGATCGTCGTCCTCGACGGCGGCCGGGTGGTGGCCGTGGGCACCCATGCCGAGCTGACCGCCACCGACCCGCTCTACCGGGAGCTGGCCACCCACCAGCTGCTGGTCGGCTGA
- a CDS encoding zinc-dependent alcohol dehydrogenase — MRDKVVVVAGPGRVELVEQDAAPLRPGTFRVETLFSGVSAGTELSYVKGTNPYLNVTWNADLGLFQPGDASTPYPVTRLGYMQVGRVVESATPAVAVGTVGAMTYGHRTGWLADPVAERFVALPDDLDPLLGIYVAHMGPICANGLLHAAADLHGADVRSLGDGVRGRRVAVVGAGVVALLTALLARRHGAASVVVLDPTPQRRQVAEALGLETLDPDADDPATVLKTRWGHTAGDRGADVVFQCRGQAWALQLALRLLRPQGTVIDLAFYQGGADAVRLGEEFHHNGLSLRCAQIGRVPRGLAPTWDRERLSAETIDLLRAYGDVIRKHLVSAVVPFDEAPTLLTDLAERRRQELQVVLAG, encoded by the coding sequence ATGCGTGACAAGGTCGTGGTGGTCGCCGGCCCCGGCCGGGTGGAGCTGGTCGAGCAGGACGCCGCACCGCTGCGCCCCGGCACCTTCCGGGTCGAGACGCTGTTCAGCGGTGTCTCCGCCGGCACCGAGCTGAGCTACGTCAAGGGCACCAACCCGTACCTGAACGTGACGTGGAACGCCGATCTGGGGCTTTTCCAGCCGGGTGACGCGAGCACCCCGTACCCGGTGACCCGGCTGGGCTACATGCAGGTCGGCCGGGTGGTGGAGAGCGCCACCCCGGCGGTCGCGGTGGGCACGGTCGGCGCGATGACCTACGGGCACCGCACCGGCTGGCTGGCCGATCCCGTCGCCGAGCGGTTCGTCGCGCTCCCCGACGACCTGGACCCGCTGCTCGGCATCTACGTCGCCCACATGGGCCCGATCTGCGCCAACGGCCTGCTGCACGCCGCCGCCGACCTGCACGGCGCCGACGTCCGCTCGCTCGGTGACGGGGTGCGTGGCCGCCGGGTCGCGGTGGTCGGCGCCGGTGTGGTGGCGCTGCTGACCGCGCTGCTCGCCCGGCGGCACGGCGCCGCCTCGGTGGTGGTGCTCGACCCCACCCCGCAGCGCCGCCAGGTCGCCGAGGCGCTCGGCCTGGAGACCCTCGACCCGGACGCTGACGACCCGGCGACGGTGCTCAAGACCCGGTGGGGGCACACCGCCGGCGACCGGGGTGCCGACGTGGTGTTCCAGTGCCGGGGGCAGGCGTGGGCGTTGCAACTCGCGCTGCGGCTGCTGCGCCCGCAGGGCACCGTCATCGACCTCGCCTTCTACCAGGGCGGCGCGGACGCCGTCCGGCTCGGCGAGGAGTTCCACCACAACGGGCTGTCGCTGCGCTGCGCGCAGATCGGCCGGGTCCCGCGTGGGCTCGCGCCGACCTGGGACCGGGAGCGGCTCTCCGCCGAGACCATCGACCTGCTCCGGGCGTACGGCGACGTGATCCGCAAGCACCTGGTCTCGGCGGTGGTGCCGTTCGACGAGGCGCCCACCCTGCTCACCGACCTGGCGGAGCGGCGTCGCCAGGAGCTTCAGGTGGTGCTGGCCGGCTGA